The genome window ATTTAAGCAAGGCGAAGAAAAATCAAACAGCAGCAGAAGTTAGCCAAAAAGTTAGaccaatatatattttggctAATCCCAGAAAAGTTTTCCCAACTTGTTTCATCTTTGAGCCGCTTTCGTCTTGCTGAATTTACTGCAAACGAAACACACTCAATTTCTAGTAATTATTTGCAAGTGATTTGCTAGACTTCTTAATATTTGCGACCCTCTTcagcaaataaaattaacgAAAGGTAAGCAAGTTATATTAATTTGCTTGACCTAATAAAGCCTTAGGCCAAACGTATAAGCCATTATTTTGATAGTAAGATATTTTTGTATATCAGTATTGATTGTTTCATGCTTTTGGTAATTGCGAATACCGCTCCCCTTTGTTATTCAtggttttattaaaatatcaaaacattccCCTTTTTCAACCCATTTTCCACTATCTGAACCGCTTTATTGCGAATTTCTCCCAGTTTCATGGAAATGTTTACATAACAGAGCGTTCCATAAATTGGTAGATATTAGTTTTGTTGACTAaccaattttttttcttttttcgatttttggtGACGAGCACCACACGCAAATTTAAAGACTTTTTATGTTATTCACCTATTTACGCCCACTTGATGCTGTGCAAATTTGATTAACGGGCGTTTTGTtagttttacttgaaaatacTATGCGCTGATATTGAAACCTAGGAATTCGAAttgatattattttaaaaagttCTACGGATTATAACTTTAGATTCTCAGAACCAAAACAGTTCAGTTTACTAGAGTAAATAGCTTATAAATTACGCTGTACAATTTATGACAGGGAATCCAAATTTACTGTGCGATGTTAAGGGCttatcttttttatttatttatgctagcagtaaaatgaaaacaacattATGGTATAAGTATTGAGCAATATCAACTTTGCTGTTTAAATTGACTATTGTAAGTTATgggataaataataaaacaatttcTTGCAGTAAAATACGCTGTAAAAAGTGggatttaaaaattcgtttaattaaaaaaaatgggTTTTTCCATTAAAcgttattttaaaataacatttaGTTGCTCCGATAACATGTTTTGATTAGTCACATTTATTAAGTATTTTTATCGCTTCGTGAGCTGTCACGGGTAGGCGACTATCGATAAGCGCAAATTTCTGAATGCCACCACTAGAAAAACAAATATGGCGGAACCGTGcgtaaaagtaaaaaaagtgtaaaattttGCAGTTTAACCGACTCAAAATCATCTAATTTCGGATTGAAACCGCGTAACAAGATCCGCGCAGCGCTCTAAATATATATCCCGATCTTTGGTGAACCAGAAACTGATTGTGCGGCTCGCGTTTGTTTTCGTTGGGTGATGCGATGCGATTTGGCCACCAATTTGTTATTACGTGACCTCAAGAACGCCGCAAAATTTCGCCAGGCCAAATCGAAAGAAATCGGAAAGTTAgtgcagcaaaacaaaacttGCTATTGGTGGCTAATGATTCAAGGCAGCCGCAATGCGATTTGACCGCCGGATCGGAACACACGAAATCGAAATCGCCTGAGATGCCAAGGGGCTTGCCGGCGGGAATCAGCAAGTGCGACTACTAGGACAGCCCCCAGGGAGCCACGCGAGAAACCATGTCAGGCGGGCGTGatagcagcaacagcagcgggaGCAATTCTGCTGCCGCAGGGGCCAGTACGAATGCCACCTCCTCCGCATCCGCCtcctccacatccacatccgcctCCCCTGGAAGCACAACATCGCCCGCGTCCACGCAACGTCAACGGGGAAGACCGGCCAAACGAGCCACATGCACCTGGTGCGGCGAGGGCAAGCTACCGCTGCAGTACGTCCTGCCCACGCAGACCGGCAAGAAGGAGTTCTGCTCGGAAACATGCATTGCCGAGTTCCGCAAGGCGTACAGCAAAGGGGCGTGCACCCAGTGCGACAACGTCATCCGCGATGGGGCGCCCAACAAGGAGTTCTGCTCGATCATGTGCATGAACAAGCACCAGAAGAAGAACTGCTCAACCAGGCACAGCAGCGGATCGGCATCGAGCAAGGGTTTGGCGGAAAACGAGCGCAAGTTGCTGGCCAGTGGAGCGCCCGCACCAACGGGGCCCTTTCAATACGAGAGCTTTCACGTCTTCGACTGGGATGCCTATCTAGAGGTAAGTCAAGCTGGGATAAAGCTTTAACACCAATCTCATACTTTTTGTGGTTTCTAGGAAACGGGTAGCGAAGCTGCTCCTGCAAAATGTTTCAAACAGGCTCAGAATCCTCCcaataatgattttaaaatCGGAATGAAGCTGGAGGCTTTGGATCCGCGAAACGTCACTTCCACCTGCATTGCCACCGTGGTCGGAGTGCTTGGCTCCAGACTGCGGCTACGCCTGGATGGAAGTGACTCCCAGAATGATTTTTGGCGGCTGGTCGATTCCACGGAGATCCATGCCATTGGACACTGTGAAAAGAACGGTGGCATGCTGCAGCCGCCTCTGGGATTCCGCATGAACGCATCCAGCTGGCCCGGCTATCTGTGCAAGATCCTCAACAATGCCATGGTGGCGCCAGAGGAGATCTTTCAGCCAGAGCCGCATTCGCCAGAGGAAAACCTGTTCAAGGTGGGCCAGAAACTCGAGGCTGTCGACAAGAAGAACCCGCAACTCATCTGCTGTGCAACAGTAGATGCAATCAAGGATGATCAGATCCATGTAACATTCGATGGTTGGCGAGGCGCATTCGACTACTGGTGCAATTACCGATCGCGTGACATTTTTCCCGCCGGCTGGTGCGCTAGAAGTTGCCATCCCATGCAGCCACCGGGCCATAAATCGCGCATGGACTCCAGCTCTAGCAAACAGCGATGCCCTCGACCACGCTACACTGTTGTAGCTGAGTCCGAGGCTATGGTTCCCGCTTCCCCTGCCACAGCCCACTTCCATCCGAACTGCAAGGGCGGTCCGTTCATCAACAATTCCAAACTGCCCTGCATGGTGACGGGACCCACTTACCAAACACTGGCCAAGCTTTGCCTGCAGGAGGTTTTAGCTGCCAGCACGGATACGCAACAGCTCTCAAAGTTGCTGTTTGCCCTGGAAGGTGATGTTCACATCGTGACGGCAGCGGGGAAAAATTTCACAGTGAGTTCAAGATCAATTTAATTCATTGAAAATCATGTTTAAAATGCACTCTTTGTTTCTTAAAGGTAAAAATACCATCGCCAATGAGAATGAAGGATGACGAAAGCCTGGCCCAATTCATCGAAACGCTGTGCACTACATGCCGGGCATGTGCGAATCTCATTTCCTTGGTCCACGAGACGGAGGAGTGCAAGAAGTGCGCGAATAGTCGGAAGCGTCAACTGACTCAGTCAGCCACACCGCCTTCCTCACCAGTGCTCGCCGACAAGCGAAACCGTCAGTCCAACTCGGCAACGACATCACCGTCTGAAAAGAATATCAAGCAGGAAGTGGGTGCCAAATCGCCAGTAGAGTCCAAGTCGAAAAATTCGACGAACAATGGCAAGGAGCCAGCAAGCCAGCAAAACAGCAACCACAGTctcaacaataacaacaacagtgCCAGCAAGTCCAGCAACAAGGTGGTCATAAAATCAGAGCCCAACGGAGCGAACGCGCAGACTTCCTCCACAACGCAGGCTCTGCGCAAAGTACGCTTCCAACACCACGCAAACACGAATACGAATAGCTCTGCGACAAACGGAAACCAGGAAACGAGCCAGACCACGCACGTATCTACCAGCCATTGCAGCAGCTCGTCAACATCGTCCAGCACAAGCCTTGCCGGAGGATCGGCGAACACCAGCACAATTGGCAAATACCTGGCGCCTCTGGTGGCGGAAGTTCATCCGGAGCAGGCCAATGTCAAGCCCTCGAATAGCTACTACAAGAGTCCGACGACGCTCTCGTCAAGCGCATCGTTGCCGACATCCGTGTCCACGCCGTTCACGGGCTGCCATTCAGCCTCGTCCACTGCACTGGCTGCAGGTGGAGTTACAGCGGCTAAGGCGGCCACCGCGCCGGCTGGAGCAGCGGCAACTGCGGGAGCTTCTCCGAGCTACACCGCGATTACCTCACCCGTGAGCACACCCACGTCTGCTTTGGCAAACTCACATTTGCGATCGCAGCCGATCGACTGGACCATCGAAGAGGTGATCCAGTACATCGAGAGCAACGACAACTCCCTCGCAGTTCATGGTGATCTCTTCCGAAAGCACGTAAGTAGTAGCCAATACCTCATTAAAAAAAGTAACTTACCCAAGTTTCGTTTGTAGGAAATCGATGGAAAAGCTTTATTATTGCTAAATTCAGAGATGATGATGAAGTACATGGGCCTGAAGCTAGGACCAGCCTTAAAAATCTGCAATTTAGTCAATAAGGTCAATGGTCGTCGAAATAATCTGGCACtctaaacaaaaaacattaaGTTTCAGGCAGCGGACTCGGTTCGGGTTTGACTTATATAgaaattgttaacaaattAGTACCTCCCTTTAACTtaaagcaaagcaaacatGAACGATATTCATAGATGTGTTATGTGTTGGCCATTCATGAGGAAAGAATCCCTACcctattttattatattgataATATAAAACACGCTATAACAAATGTAATCGCGAAGACATGAAATTTCCTATACAAAATCAATCGCATAACAAATTATACACAGCCAAGCTCCGGTTTTCAAaaccattattattatttttttccaacTGCTCGTGATTCTTTTTTGGAATACACATTtacaaattgaattatttaggtTTATTCAAATTTACCCAGTCAAAGGAGTGGAGTATACGTATTAGTTTAACCATCTATTtcgaaaaatgtgaaatagtTATAAATTGTACACAAAATGATTCGACTATTTCGAAAACTGGAGCTCGGCTACCAAAATCGCAATGCACATACATTATATTTATTACACATAAACACGCACATTAGACACCAAAATCTATCcgacacaaaaaaaaatgataattAACTTTAGAATAGGCgagagaaaaacaaatattaaatgattGTACATATTTTACATATAATTTTGTAATTATGTATCAATTGCGTTTCCTAACTATAACACTATTTAATTAGTCATTAAACAGGTTGAAGATTTAATTTCTATTAAGTTATTGAAATTGAATATTAGTTTTTAGTTAATTCTTTACATGCAGTTAAGGTAATTTTTGCATATAAGAACCGCTTCCTTTTGCAATATATGCGAAATATAAATGAGAGTAGCATTCGGCCGTGTAAAGTATTGCAATAAGTCTCATTATGTTAACCCAACATCCActtacaaatacaaaaaattaaatagagCCAACTGTATATATCATTACGTAATAAACATTACAATTTGTTCTATTTTCAACAGTAAAATAACTGAAAGATGGTAGTCGATACTCAGGCTCCAAAAATTCCACAGCGGATGTTGATAATTGCTGATGAGAAGTGAAAATGAATCATTGCAAGCGTCAGCATTTGTTGAAAATATCTTAGAATTTAAGAAACGAGGATAAACAAGTCGTATTATtgtcatatttatttttaacaaacAGATACACACGAATCTTTCCGCAACCTGGTCATTCGTAAAAGTGCTTCTGCACCCATCGAGGCAAGGCAAAGGCGGCGGAGTGAACCTCGGAGGAGTAGTACCTTAGGTCTATGGCATCGATTTCGGACTTTCCGAGCTTGGGAGTAGCGAAATCCTGGTTTTTGTTCAGGGAGCCCATGACGAAGCCAATGTGGCCGCAGGGATAGGACGGAACGGAGGTAACGGCATAGGCCACCTTAGCAAAGTGCTCCTTGCAGCCGGACATGGTCTTCTTGATGTAGTCCAGGTCCAGCCAGAAGCTACCGCCCTGGGAGCACACGATTCCGTCTTCCTTCAGCGCGTGTTTCATTAGCTCGTAGTAGCTCTCCTGGAACAGGCTCACTGCCGGACCAATGGGATCCGAGCTGTCGGTGATGATGACATCAAATTCGTTCTTGTGTTTCTTCATATAGTCGAATCCATCGCCAATGGTCAGCTTCAACTTCTCGTTGGCGAAGCCACAGGCCATCGCCGGGAGATATTGTTTGGACAGCTCGACGACACGGTCGTCGATTTCCACCTGATGCACTTCCTCGACCAGTGGATGCTTTACCACCTCGCGAGCAACGCCGCCATCGCCACCGCCCACGATCAGGACCTTCTTGGGATTGGGATGGGCGCAGAGCGGCAGGAAGGATATCATCTCCTGGTACGAGAACTCATCCCTGGCCGTGCACTGGATGATTCCGTCCAGAATCAGGCACCGTCCATAGGTTTCGCTGTAATAGAATTATCGAATTATTGATTTTTTCAGCGGCGCAAGTGTACCCAATGTTCGACTGGAGGAACTCAAACCTGAAATACGAGCTGACTTGTTATCAGTATTCTGTTTGTCGTTTTTGGCCCTAGATGACTCCATCGATAAGGCTGTTGGTGCAGATCAAGAATAAACACACGAAAACCAAAGGGTCCGAAAATGCTGGCTGGGCAATTTGTGTTTGAACAACCAGTGGAAAATTTTCGATTTCTACAATCTATGATTTAGGGACCTTCAATGTAGGATACATATGGGATTAGGCTATTGTAGGTTAGTCCTTAAAATCTCAACAGCTTAAGCTGTTAAAAATTTCGGATGTGTGCGTCtttataataattttgatTCAGTTTTTTAATCTCAATCTAAGCTAATTTATTTTGATATCTTTCTTCAAACTTCAGTCTAGACTGAAGAATTTCGGATGTAAACAAATGGGGCTGTGTGTACAAGTATTTGTTTATCTATTATTTATCTTACGTTTCAACGATCTGGATGTCCTGGAAGCGGGACTTCTCCTTGTGGATGACCTCCTTGACTTTCAGGGAGAATGACTGACCGGGCCAGAGATCGGCCTGCAGTTCGCTGAACCAACCGTTGTTAAGGGAATCCATTTGTTTAATGCCGCATTCGAATCGGCGTTTGATAAGATTGGCTCAACACGTGGGCTCCACACGAACTTACCGTATCTGCCACAAAGCTAGGTCTTAAAAAATACCTTAGAAGGGCAATTGGTATAAATACCAAagctttttgttttaattaattttatttaacttttctATTTCTGGCTATTTATCTTTTCTGTTAATATAATACATTTTCAGCGAAAACTTCAATTGTTTAATGTAATAAAGCAAACTGTAAAAATTAGCACttatagctaaaaaaaaaagttcctAATCTTAACGAAATACAGGTGCAACGTTTTggaatttctttttttttttctttgatttttatttgtattgtaATGTATAATTAACATTCTAACTTTTTAAATACTGTGAACTTTATCGGGTGATAACTTAATTAACTTAGCACGAGACGTAAGTttaagtatatttttaaaatcagTTAAGCCGTTAAAAAGCTTAGGAATGTTCTGGAAACACAACTGTTCTTGCTGTAAATGCAATTGTTAAGAAAATTGGGAAGGAGGAATTGTTATTGGAATAATTTAATGTTTTGTTAGCTTAGCCTGCTGCAAGTGATTAGTTGTAggccaaaataaattaattttatatattttaaaatttaatttaattagcaAACGGTCACTTTAGTGTTTCTAATTCCAGCTCAAGCAATCGATAGTGACAGGGCAGCATGCGATTGCTTATCGAAAGCAGCCCTGGCCGGTGAAAAAGAATACGTAGACATCCCTGATTGGCCTGATTTGGGCCAATGAAAACGTTCCAGCAAACCAATTTCAGTAACAAGCCGTCCCGCTCCGACACGCACGAATCAgatgcaataaataaatagcacTTTCTTGCCGGCATTTAGCACTTAACTTTAACCGAGTTCGGACAACCATCGGAGTTGGAAGAGTCAGTCCAAAAAGTGGTGCGGGATCGTTCACATGATGTGGTGCAAAACAGTGATAGTGTTGCTGGCGACAGTCGGCTTTATTAGTGCCGAGGTTTATCTGAAGGAGAATTTCGACAACGGTAAGTGGTAGTCATCGCGTTCTATGGCCGCCATGTGGTCCTCCGCTCCTCTTCAATGAATAACGAAAGGAGAGACGATAAAAAAAGAAGAATAATAAAAGCCACCCTCGCTTGTTCCCGCAGAAAACTGGGAGGATACGTGGATCTACAGCAAACATCCTGGCAAGGAGTTCGGAAAATTCGTCCTCACCCCCGGCACCTTCTACAACGATGCTGAGGCCGACAAAGGTAGCGTATATGTGTCGATGTGTCGTCACTCCCTTTTCCAAATCTTTCTCTTCGCTCGTTctgccatttttattttttcgtcGGCGTGTTATCTGCATTTGTATGTGCCCGTGTATGTGGAGAACATGAGCacgaagaagaggaagaagaagaaaaaccaCTACGTGTACGTTTTCGAGTTGCTATCGTAACTGTATACACATTTTTTCTCTCCCCCCTCCTCCGCTCTGCGCGCATTCGTATTGATGTGGACACACATTATATAGGCATTCAGACCTCTCAGGATGCTCGATTCTACGCGGCTAGCCGCAAGTTCGATGGCTTCTCCAACGAGGACAAGCCCCTCGTGGTGCAGTTTTCCGTGAAACACGAGCAGAACATCGACTGCGGCGGCGGCTATGTGAAGCTGTTCGACTGCTCCCTCGACCAGACCGACATGCACGGCGAGTCGCCGTACGAGATCATGTTCGGCCCGGACATCTGCGGACCCGGCACCAAGAAGGTCCATGTGATCTTTAGCTACAAGGGCAAGAACCACCTAATCAGCAAAGACATCCGCTGCAAAGATGACGTGTACACCCACTTCTACACGCTGATTGTCAGCCCCGACAACACGTACGAGGTGCTCATCGACAACGAGAAGGTGGAGTCCGGCAACTTGGAGGACGACTGGGACTTCCTGGCCCCCAAGAAGATCAAGGATCCCACTGCCACCAAGCCCGAGGACTGGGACGATAGGGTAAGTTGTAAATCCCCGCCCAAATCAGACTTTAGCCCCTCGAAAAACCGGTTTGGCTCATTGTTATTAAACAACAACGTACATCTCTTTAGGCCACCATTCCCGATCCCGATGACAAGAAGCCCGAGGACTGGGACAAACCAGAGCACATTCCCGACCCAGATGCCACCAAGCCCGAGGATTGGGACGATGAGATGGACGGCGAGTGGGAGCCACCGATGATCGACAACCCTGAGTTCAAGGGCGAGTGGCAGCCAAAGCAGCTGGACAACCCCAACTACAAGGGCGCCTGGGAGCATCCCGAGATCGCCAATCCCGAGTATGTGCCCGACGACAAGCTGTATCTGCGCAAGGAGATCTGCACCCTGGGCTTCGATCTCTGGCA of Drosophila mauritiana strain mau12 chromosome 3R, ASM438214v1, whole genome shotgun sequence contains these proteins:
- the LOC117143054 gene encoding polycomb protein Scm → MSGGRDSSNSSGSNSAAAGASTNATSSASASSTSTSASPGSTTSPASTQRQRGRPAKRATCTWCGEGKLPLQYVLPTQTGKKEFCSETCIAEFRKAYSKGACTQCDNVIRDGAPNKEFCSIMCMNKHQKKNCSTRHSSGSASSKGLAENERKLLASGAPAPTGPFQYESFHVFDWDAYLEETGSEAAPAKCFKQAQNPPNNDFKIGMKLEALDPRNVTSTCIATVVGVLGSRLRLRLDGSDSQNDFWRLVDSTEIHAIGHCEKNGGMLQPPLGFRMNASSWPGYLCKILNNAMVAPEEIFQPEPHSPEENLFKVGQKLEAVDKKNPQLICCATVDAIKDDQIHVTFDGWRGAFDYWCNYRSRDIFPAGWCARSCHPMQPPGHKSRMDSSSSKQRCPRPRYTVVAESEAMVPASPATAHFHPNCKGGPFINNSKLPCMVTGPTYQTLAKLCLQEVLAASTDTQQLSKLLFALEGDVHIVTAAGKNFTVKIPSPMRMKDDESLAQFIETLCTTCRACANLISLVHETEECKKCANSRKRQLTQSATPPSSPVLADKRNRQSNSATTSPSEKNIKQEVGAKSPVESKSKNSTNNGKEPASQQNSNHSLNNNNNSASKSSNKVVIKSEPNGANAQTSSTTQALRKVRFQHHANTNTNSSATNGNQETSQTTHVSTSHCSSSSTSSSTSLAGGSANTSTIGKYLAPLVAEVHPEQANVKPSNSYYKSPTTLSSSASLPTSVSTPFTGCHSASSTALAAGGVTAAKAATAPAGAAATAGASPSYTAITSPVSTPTSALANSHLRSQPIDWTIEEVIQYIESNDNSLAVHGDLFRKHEIDGKALLLLNSEMMMKYMGLKLGPALKICNLVNKVNGRRNNLAL
- the LOC117143056 gene encoding spermidine synthase isoform X2 is translated as MISFLPLCAHPNPKKVLIVGGGDGGVAREVVKHPLVEEVHQVEIDDRVVELSKQYLPAMACGFANEKLKLTIGDGFDYMKKHKNEFDVIITDSSDPIGPAVSLFQESYYELMKHALKEDGIVCSQGGSFWLDLDYIKKTMSGCKEHFAKVAYAVTSVPSYPCGHIGFVMGSLNKNQDFATPKLGKSEIDAIDLRYYSSEVHSAAFALPRWVQKHFYE
- the LOC117143056 gene encoding spermidine synthase isoform X1 → MDSLNNGWFSELQADLWPGQSFSLKVKEVIHKEKSRFQDIQIVETETYGRCLILDGIIQCTARDEFSYQEMISFLPLCAHPNPKKVLIVGGGDGGVAREVVKHPLVEEVHQVEIDDRVVELSKQYLPAMACGFANEKLKLTIGDGFDYMKKHKNEFDVIITDSSDPIGPAVSLFQESYYELMKHALKEDGIVCSQGGSFWLDLDYIKKTMSGCKEHFAKVAYAVTSVPSYPCGHIGFVMGSLNKNQDFATPKLGKSEIDAIDLRYYSSEVHSAAFALPRWVQKHFYE
- the LOC117143492 gene encoding calreticulin, with the protein product MMWCKTVIVLLATVGFISAEVYLKENFDNENWEDTWIYSKHPGKEFGKFVLTPGTFYNDAEADKGIQTSQDARFYAASRKFDGFSNEDKPLVVQFSVKHEQNIDCGGGYVKLFDCSLDQTDMHGESPYEIMFGPDICGPGTKKVHVIFSYKGKNHLISKDIRCKDDVYTHFYTLIVSPDNTYEVLIDNEKVESGNLEDDWDFLAPKKIKDPTATKPEDWDDRATIPDPDDKKPEDWDKPEHIPDPDATKPEDWDDEMDGEWEPPMIDNPEFKGEWQPKQLDNPNYKGAWEHPEIANPEYVPDDKLYLRKEICTLGFDLWQVKSGTIFDNVLITDDVELAAKTAAEVKNTQAGEKKMKEAQDEVQRKKDEEEAKKASDKDDEDEDDDDEEKDDESKQDKDQSEHDEL